The genome window CATAGCTTTCGAGTTGGCCGGAGATACTGTTCGGTACGATCCAGTGGCGATCGCAGCCCTGTACCGAAATCGACCTCTACAAGTCTGGGGAAGGCTGTCGAGCGTTGTTTGGACATTTTTTAGCTTTGCCTTCAGTGTGTGGTTCGACAGCAAAACAGGTCGTACCGCCACCAACCAAAAGCGTCGCGCCGTCCGACTGCGGGAAATTCTCGGCCAACTCGGCCCAGCTTTCATCAAAATCGGACAAGCACTCTCAACACGGCCGGACTTAGTACCGCCAGTATATTTAGAAGAACTAACAACGCTGCAAGACCAATTGCCAGCATTTCCCAACGAAGTAGCATATCAATTCATCCAAGAAGAATTGGGCGCCCACCCCAAAGACATCTACGCAGAAATCAGCCCAGATCCGATCGCCGCAGCTTCCCTCGGACAAGTCTACAAAGGCAAACTCAAAACCGGGGAAACAGTCGCCATCAAAGTCCAGCGACCTGGTTTAGCCGAAAACATCGGCTTAGATATCTACATCCTGCGGCGTCTTGCAGTTTGGGCACAAAACAACTTCAAAATAATTCGCAGTGACCTCGCAGGCATTATGGACGAGTTGGGCGAGCGCATTTACGAAGAAATGGACTACACCCACGAAGGTCACAATGCCGAACGGTTTGCCCAACTCTACGGCCACATCAAAGACATTTACGTTCCCAGCATCTACTGGGAATATACCCGCCGCCGCGTCTTAACAATGGAGTGGATCACCGGCATCAAACTTACGAATTTAGAAGCCGTTAAAGCTCAAGGAATCGACGCTCCTTACTTAATTGAAGTGGGGGTGCAGTGCTCTCTCAGACAACTCCTAGAACACGGTTTCTTTCACGCCGACCCGCATCCCGGCAATCTTTTGGCAACTCCTGACGGTCAATTAGCTTATCTCGATTTCGGGATGATGAGCGAAGTTAAACCTTATCAGCGATACGGCTTGTTGGAAGCTGTGGTGCATTTGGTGAACCGCGACTTTGAAGGTTTGGCAAAAGATTATGTCAAGTTGGAATTTTTAACGCCAGATACGGATTTGACGCCAATTATTCCGGCTTTGGCGGGGGTGTTTAACAATGCTTTGGGTGCTAGCGTTGCCGAACTCAATTTCAAAAGCATTACTGACGAGCTTTCGGCGGTAATGTACGAATATCCTTTCCGGGTTCCAGCTTACTACGCTTTGATTATTCGATCGCTCGTTACGTTAGAAGGGATTGCCATCAACGTTGACCCCGAATTCAAAGTGTTGAGCAAAGCTTATCCTTATGTCGCAAAACGGCTGTTGAGCGACCCCGCACCGGAATTGAGAGCATCCCTGCAAGATTTGCTGTTCAAACAAGGCGAATTCCGCTGGAACCGCTTAGAAAACTTGCTCAACAATGCCCGCGAGAGCGATGATTACGATGTCAGCAAACTCTTGAACCAAGCATTAGAATATTTATTTTCCGAAAGGGGAGATTTCATTCGCGATCGTATTGTCCTCGAATTAGTCAAAAGTCTCGACACGCTTTCGAGCAATGCTTTTGCTAACGCCAAAGCAGTCGTCGGCGAATGGTTTGGAGTCAAGGCAAATCAACCTGTGGTTTCACCAACTGAACAAAAAAACTTAGAACACATCAAGCGGATTTGGGATATTTTGCAATCAACTCCCGGTTTTGACTCGATGAAAGTATTGCAGCTACTGCCGCAGTTGTTGGTGAAACCGGAAGTGCAGAATATGGGGCAGAAAGTAGTCGGCGGTTTAGCTCAAAGAGCAGTTGCTAGGGTGATTCGCGAGTTTTTGCTTTCGCAGGAACAGGATGCGATTCCAGAGAATGGAAGCTATGCTAAAACTTCGCCTCAGTTGTCTTTGCCTGTGGCGAAGTAGTTTGATTGGGCGTTTTTTGACCGCAGATATTAGCAGATAAACGCAGATGAACGCAGATGAAATTTTGTCTGCGTTCTTTTAATTAGGGCTTGCTGAATAAGTCCAAAAAACTCAAAAAAGTTCCATCGCGCTATTGCTAGCCTACGCTCAACTTAAGTTTTTCTTTTAGTTGTAATACCAGGATATAACTTTTGATAATCGTTGCCTTCTTTCCAGTTGTTATTAATAAAAATTGACACACAAAAAGCCACAATAACCGCAATAACCCAGCCACAAGGTTCATAACTAAAAAAGCAATTGCAATCGTTGTTTGGGATGTATTATCGAGTTTAGCCATCACTCGATCGAGATTAAATCTTCTTTTTGCTTGACCAAATTTTCCTTCTATAGCTTGACGAGCTTTCTCATCTTCTTGAGCTTGCTTTTTTGTTGCTTTACTCACATGGGCTGGTCGTCTTCCCAAGGGCGGACCACTCATCCTAATTCCTCTTTCTTTACACCATGCTCTATTCGATAGAGTGCGATAAATTTGGTCAACGTGAACTGATTCTGGGTAATGTCCTGTGAATTCTTTAAATGCTTCTACTTGGGCTATTAAGTCTCCTGATTCATTGAAGTTATCCCAACTAATTCGATCTAAAAATATATACCCGTCACAACTGCTCGCTGAGATTTTGGCTCCAAACTCTGTGGCTTTTCCTGCTTTTCCTCTAACTATGGGACGAACATGGGGTTGGGTTAAACTTACTATTCTATCGTCAATTCTATTTGTTTTGTGTTGGTACATCCAGGATTGTTGGCGGTAAACTTCCTGACAGACTAGCAGCAGTTTATATTGTCGCTTACTCAAGTTCTCCAAAAGAGAGCCTAACTCGATTAATTTCTCAATATGAGCTAGGTTTCTTTTGATATATTGCAGTTGCTTTTTAATGGCTGTTCTTTTTTTGCTCTGCGTCGGTCGGCGCTGCTTGGCAATCGCTAGGTAATCTTTACGAGCTTTTTTGCGGTAGGTTCTGGGTTTTTTCAGGCATTGGTCTTTGATTGACTCGTAGAGGATATCTACGATTTTTTCGGTTTGCATTCTTGTTCGATTGAGAATTCCTATGTCAGTTGGATAGGTGATATCTGCGCTAGCACAAGTTGCATCTAATAATAATTTTCCCTGATTTTCACTCTCATTTAGTTCTGCTGGTTTTTTTTTGCTTGATTCAGGTTGAGGTGTCGGGGATTCTCGGAGATTCTTCACCATCTTTTGGTTCACTTTATTGACGAGATTGACGCTGATTCTTTGTCGAAAATGAACCAATAGGGAGGCATCAAATGGAATCTCATTGCTATAGAATGAGAGACCGATAAAGTATTGTAGATAAGGGTTTTCTCGAATTTGTTCTACAGTTTCGCGATCGCTAGTTCCCAATTTCTCTTTGATGATTAATGCCCCCAATGCTATCCTAAATGATTTAGCGGGTGCCCCTATAGATGAGGCAAAATTTTCAGCATATTCTGCTTCAAATTCTGACCACGGTATCAATTGGGCCATCATTACCCAACGGTTGTCTGAGGCTAATTTTCCTCCATGAGGAAATTCAAAGCTTTCTGGTGGGGTGCCGTCTGGGTCAACTTTTCGGTACACAACTGTTAACGGTGGTGCAAGGGTTCTGTACTATTTTACCTGTATTTGTTGCACTCACCACCCACGCTCGGGCGATCGCAGCCCTCATGTGGTGAACCTTTCAGCACTTATTCAGCAAGCCCTAATTAAGCTTGAATCCTTTAGCCGCTAATTGCTGGCGGAGACTCTGAATAATTACGCGATCGAGAGTATTTTCACCGCTATTGGTACTAGATTGGCGCTGTTGTTCAATATATGCTGCACGCTTTTGAGATAAGTCGCGGATCGTCTTTTTAATCGCCTCTCTTTCGGTTTTCTTTCCAGCTACATATGCTCTTTTTTCTGTTAGCGTCATCCCTCGCATGATTTCTGGTAAATTATCATCTGATATTGCTTCTAGTTTAACTGTTCCGTTTTCGAGAGCATCCAGCAAGTCCCAAGAAGCATTATCATAGTATTCAGAAGCTTTGGACGCACTACGCAAAACCCTATTGCTGCCAGCATTACTATCTTCAACTGCTTGACGTTGTTGTCCTATTCTTCCTTCTCTACCGTAGGGAATGTAAGTTTGATTTAGTTTAGTATTCCAAGTAGAAATTTCGTCGTCGTAAGGGGACTTAATTACCACAATTTGTTGGTTTTGATTAATGTTGAAGCTACTGCCTTTTGCTAAATCTGCTCCTGATACCCAAAGTTGTCGCTCCTGACTTTCGGCTGAACCACAGTAGATTGTATTAACGAGGGTATCTCCTTTGACAGCGAGATTGACAGATTGATTCCAAAGTATTGGGCCCTGATCGAATGGTTCATTACCCGCAATAAAAATCACGCGAAAATCTTCCTGATTTTTACTCCAGTTTAATTCTTGCATTGCCGAACGAATTACCCAGCCAGCATATTCTTGACCGCCGTTGGTTTTGATACTAAATAGCTTTTCGGAAACTAAATCTAATTCACGAGTAAATCCAGTTAATAATCTGACAAAACCTTCTGAGGAAGGTAAGCTGTCATTACCATAATGGTACAGAGCAACTTCTAAATCTGGTACTTCGCCATCTTTGGTTACTTTAGTTAAAAAATTAACAACTTGCCAAAGTTGAGTACGAGTCTGGTCAATCAGTCCATCCATGCTATTACTAGAATCTAAAAGGATGGCTATCTGAATCTTTGCTTTGGCGAAAGCTGCTGTGGGAGAACACAAAATACTTAGGGTTAAAGCTGTAGTGAATAAAATTCTAGTTAGTTTCTGCATGGAATTTCCCCTACAAAATGATTTTTTACAAATTATAGTCATTGGGAAATGGATTTAGTCACTGGTGTCAAGTCACTTGTAACAAGATTTTACATTTTTCAGAAACGGGCAAGATGCCCGTTCCACAAAAGTTATTAGTAGGGTGTGTCAGCTATGATTATTTTCGGTTTAAACTAAAAATCTAATAGCTGACGCACCACACAAAACTAAAGTTGTGTCAGAATTATAATTTTGGTGATGATTCATAATTTCGCATTAAGCCGTGAAGAAGTTGCACAACGTGCAAAGCAATTGTACGAAAGCAACATCTGCCAAAAGGTCGAGGTGGAAGAGAACATCGGCAAGATGGTCATCATCGACATTGAGACAGGTGATTATGAAGTCGATAAAACTGGATTGCAAGCATCTCGCAACCTTAGTAAAAAGCACCCAAACGCCCGACTCTTTGGTATTCGTATTGGATATAACGTTGCTGTCTCATTTGGTGGTGTCATGGAGCGTGTCTGCAAGTGATTTCTTTCGTTGAGCTAGACACGATCGCCTGCTGTCCAAGAAACCGGGTTTCTGCGACAATTTTCACATCCTCATGAGATTTTACGAAGAAACCCGGTTTCTCAGTGATAGTGCGATCGGGGTGGTTTATTTGTTGAGTTAAGGTAGAGTAAAAAGCCTTCAGATTGTTCAAAGTTAAACCGCTAGTGCAAAGTGTGGTGTGGTATTCTATGAATAGAAATTCAAATCGAAAGATTAATCAAGATGAGCGATTGAGTATCAATTCGGAT of Oscillatoria nigro-viridis PCC 7112 contains these proteins:
- a CDS encoding ABC1 kinase family protein is translated as MNVKTVSPASPQTYTNSGTQAVLSNLKDANTIPLQAVPVSLETEVVTDDRLKSARDIAFELAGDTVRYDPVAIAALYRNRPLQVWGRLSSVVWTFFSFAFSVWFDSKTGRTATNQKRRAVRLREILGQLGPAFIKIGQALSTRPDLVPPVYLEELTTLQDQLPAFPNEVAYQFIQEELGAHPKDIYAEISPDPIAAASLGQVYKGKLKTGETVAIKVQRPGLAENIGLDIYILRRLAVWAQNNFKIIRSDLAGIMDELGERIYEEMDYTHEGHNAERFAQLYGHIKDIYVPSIYWEYTRRRVLTMEWITGIKLTNLEAVKAQGIDAPYLIEVGVQCSLRQLLEHGFFHADPHPGNLLATPDGQLAYLDFGMMSEVKPYQRYGLLEAVVHLVNRDFEGLAKDYVKLEFLTPDTDLTPIIPALAGVFNNALGASVAELNFKSITDELSAVMYEYPFRVPAYYALIIRSLVTLEGIAINVDPEFKVLSKAYPYVAKRLLSDPAPELRASLQDLLFKQGEFRWNRLENLLNNARESDDYDVSKLLNQALEYLFSERGDFIRDRIVLELVKSLDTLSSNAFANAKAVVGEWFGVKANQPVVSPTEQKNLEHIKRIWDILQSTPGFDSMKVLQLLPQLLVKPEVQNMGQKVVGGLAQRAVARVIREFLLSQEQDAIPENGSYAKTSPQLSLPVAK
- a CDS encoding IS5 family transposase; this translates as MYRKVDPDGTPPESFEFPHGGKLASDNRWVMMAQLIPWSEFEAEYAENFASSIGAPAKSFRIALGALIIKEKLGTSDRETVEQIRENPYLQYFIGLSFYSNEIPFDASLLVHFRQRISVNLVNKVNQKMVKNLRESPTPQPESSKKKPAELNESENQGKLLLDATCASADITYPTDIGILNRTRMQTEKIVDILYESIKDQCLKKPRTYRKKARKDYLAIAKQRRPTQSKKRTAIKKQLQYIKRNLAHIEKLIELGSLLENLSKRQYKLLLVCQEVYRQQSWMYQHKTNRIDDRIVSLTQPHVRPIVRGKAGKATEFGAKISASSCDGYIFLDRISWDNFNESGDLIAQVEAFKEFTGHYPESVHVDQIYRTLSNRAWCKERGIRMSGPPLGRRPAHVSKATKKQAQEDEKARQAIEGKFGQAKRRFNLDRVMAKLDNTSQTTIAIAFLVMNLVAGLLRLLWLFVCQFLLITTGKKATIIKSYILVLQLKEKLKLSVG
- a CDS encoding VWA domain-containing protein, whose product is MQKLTRILFTTALTLSILCSPTAAFAKAKIQIAILLDSSNSMDGLIDQTRTQLWQVVNFLTKVTKDGEVPDLEVALYHYGNDSLPSSEGFVRLLTGFTRELDLVSEKLFSIKTNGGQEYAGWVIRSAMQELNWSKNQEDFRVIFIAGNEPFDQGPILWNQSVNLAVKGDTLVNTIYCGSAESQERQLWVSGADLAKGSSFNINQNQQIVVIKSPYDDEISTWNTKLNQTYIPYGREGRIGQQRQAVEDSNAGSNRVLRSASKASEYYDNASWDLLDALENGTVKLEAISDDNLPEIMRGMTLTEKRAYVAGKKTEREAIKKTIRDLSQKRAAYIEQQRQSSTNSGENTLDRVIIQSLRQQLAAKGFKLN